tcctttgaggagaaggtctggaacatattcttCCATGCTAtcccaatgcggattggtggattcacatatgacagaatttcatattcttcacgatgttttccttcgccgccaagcacgagataaataatttagcgcatacttggtggtagggctttgtgcaagcccgtttgggtagataccacccactcatcacgtattctaccgccaaataacagtattcagtattgttgtgttccggtttgaagggtgagtgagctagtgtaactacaggtacaaggaacataacatcttagttcccaagattggtagcACATtcacaatgtaaggaatagttaatatttcttacaacttcattgtctaggggtgatggtgaccacttaacatcaggtggcctatatgctcgtccgccaaactataccataaaaataaagtgcttgcctaggtttgaaccagcaatcattggctaagatgcatgcgttctaaccatctAGGCTCTTGGGagaaggaataaaaataattgaaataaaactagttgtaaCAGATTTTacagcactttacagcgttcgtggtgacacgaacgctgtaaagtgctcgaaacgtcgggatgttaaaaataattaatatcgcctatattaattattttaatttcaaatccgttaaaactagttttattacaatgtgtaataatcgcgaaaatttaagacaacattaattaaaaataatactttttatttagataatccTTCCAGTTTGCTAATTGCTCTGCTTTATTTTTACActacaataaattattgatcTACACCACTATTTCACTTAACTATTGAGTGTGAGAAACTGCTTACCAAACCGATGGTAAATTTCCATTTAAATCAACAAAGTAATAAGACGatttcaaattgttttaattaatctacctgaatattttggttttgatttatgATCccctttaattttacttccaaagttctGTTAAAGAGCTTTGTCGGCATCCAAATTTGCCAGTTTTTAGCGAACCCATAATGAAgaccataaattaaattattaaagctTTCGGCCAATGATATCGCATTGGTTAGCGATAATTGacgtaaatattgtttattgtgacgacctccatggtgaagtggtgtgtacaccggttttcatgggtaccccgcttcgaggtcccgggttcgattcccggctgagtcgatgtagattatcattagtattctatgttgtcttgggtctgggtgtttgtggtaccatcgttgcttctgattttccataacacaacacTTTAATTAGTCTTCCAAAATTcatcgaattatattttaaatatcatagattattatttaagatctCATCCGTGATATTACCtcaataaaatgtcaaaattgtttatttttctttacacaTTTTTCGGTGGTCTACAGACTtcaaatacacataaaataactttaacgtTACGAACGTTAACTATAGGCAGTGGCGGCCTAAGGCGTGGGCAATGTGGGCCACCGCCCACGGCCTcgcggtgcaaagggcctcgtgcccgaaatttgaaaataacaagAGCTTCGCAAACTCTTgtccacattaagattcgatctcgAGCCGCCACTGGTAACAAACACTCACGGCCTcgcggtgcaaagggcctcacgcccgaaatttgaaaaaccGTACAACAtgacattgggatcagactgagtaactgaaaaaaaaaacaagggcctcgcaaactgtatcttgcccacattaagattcgatcttgcgccgccactgaCTATTGGTACATGATtgctttgaattatttttgtctaATAGTGCAAATCACAGTCCCCTTAAGCCTCCTTTTTGCAGGACTAAAACGCGAAGCAATGAGGTGTTATTCAAAGCAAAGACTCACGGTGTACAAATTTGATGACATGGATTCATATCaatgtcttaaaataaatgattatgagaaatttttgaaatacttgTTTTCTTAACAGAAAAAAtcgttgatattattataagtagatttattatctaaactaatattataaatgcaacagATACTCCTTCTGTTACCTCTTTATGCTTAAGCCGCTGAATCGATTTAGATTaatttggtatggagatagTTGGAGTCCCGGGGAAAAAAATAAggctaaaatattaaattcacccCTCGAGGGGGTGATTGATGTACTAAagataaagtttataaatttcgcgcagGTTCAGCTAGTAGGTATATGTATTTGGTTTGAACATATTCGGATTTCCCAAAATCTGTGATAATACCATTCAAAACGAAAGATTAttcttaatagttttattttttaattacgctAATGTATAGgttatacaattttgttttcaatttaacttgcattattttatatacacaatattGTTTTGCAATGGACTACCTACACTTTCGTTGACTAAATACAGAGACATCTAGTGTCTTGTATCTAAATTAGTTCGCCTTtatgaacaaaaaatacaaatagtatCAAAATTGTCCTTACCTAACAGATGGCGCTGTTAAAGATTTGAGatgagtaatatttaaattaattatacaactaTTTTTTACTACATTTGTAGCTTGGTATTCTTTTAtctatagttaataattatatcttttttttgtacatagCTGATTgctatttattatctgtatacataaataaaatcgttttaacttaaaaatgaaaaatgtaattataatttttttaatttcggaataatcataattttaagaTGATTACCTGAAATACTACTAAAacttgagaaaatattttagctGGAAATGTTGAGTGAGGTTGACAAtgccacaaaaataaaataataatactaccaaaaaatattttgtacatgcTTAAATGGATGTTAAtactttcattttcatttccatatgatctttgcatcaagtaataaaataactcgtaaaggtataaataaaactaaaagataTCAATCTACGTTTATTTCAAACCAAAGTATCTTCCGATCTTATGTATTCTCCAATATCAGCTTGGTGGAATGCTATAGTGGCCAATGGATCTGCATGTCTACATTCTGTAGTTGATCTCGCTACTACACCGAAACCTATCGGTATGTCTGACATTGTGTTTATAACAACACCTTGATGTTTCGGTGTATTTTCTGTTATTCTTCCTAGTCctgaaattaaattgattaagaTCATAAGTAAACATAAAGATGTGTGACaatgtatttgaattatttgttgAGAAGAGTTCCAacatagaaaaagaaataaaaaatatattaccaatATCAAATTAGTAATTTTGTATCcaattgttcatttatattgaaattttgcAATATAAGAGAATTATTGATCaagaattgttaaatttatttttatactgcaCAAtactaaactataaaataactgaatataatattatatcactaCTATCAAATGATAACTGACTAAATGATAAGTTTTAAATTGTCTTCCGTGCcagtgatatatttttgaaaatcaataagtaagtaagatgcttctatattgaataaagacttTAAATTTAGAGATTGTTccagaataataatatatcacaaTACCTAACATAATAATATCACAATTTCTGATTAAATCCCAAATAGAATTACCACAAATCCTCAACTGactatctaaataaaatcaagattatgtaaaaaagaaaaaagcctTACCACTCTTAATAACATGGTTTCCATACAAGAACTGTTGCTCAGCCGATGGCTTCACCCATATCTTATAAGGTGCATATGGTGCGATATATGTCAATGCTGTTATATGTAACCTAAACTTATTTGTCTTCGTAAATTTTCCAAAACATGTACCGGCGGATATTAAATGTTCAGGTTTGACTGTCTGTGCGAGTTGTAATAACCTTtcagatatataataaactctATCCTTTTTTTCTCTAAAGCAATATGTTCCATCCGGCCTGTCTATTAAAAGTTTTACGTTTACACCGATACTGTAAcagataagatattatttatatgaaaaaaaattaaacaatattcaaaaatcgaatgcGGTTAAAGGAAACAACTATAATACACAGCACTTAAAGATATGTAAGATAATACTCACTATTTAGTCAATTTTTCAAACAGAACTCTCGTTCGAGTTTCTGATAGaactttcattttaatttattttacaaaatatcttataacTAAATTACAAAACACTACAAACGCACGTGTGTcgtgttgatttaaaatatctgAAACGTCAATGTCACCGATCTTGTGAAGTCGAAGTTGACGTTTATGTTTTTTAACAGTATCCACgaggatatataaattttgtctaaagaaaatataatatttggtgaaaaaataataataaaggaaatcgtattttatacaattaaatcataatataactcaaattcattaaaaatcttgatttatttcaatttcaatatttctaaACGGATttcttgttacttttttatctgtaagAATTGTTAAGATGAATGATCAAATCTCCGCAAATCATTCTATGTTCATTCACCTCAACCTTAAATTCATTCAACTTCGTGTTGGACTTGGTGACGTACGGTGGTAAGTGAACTTTTCTCATTGTTtacaatatattcttaaaaacttttatataacataGAATACTATTATTCTATATAGAAATGTGTTTCCCGGTAACTTTACTgcatatataaacaattttttcatGTTATCGTACTTTTAAATAAGTGTTTGTACGTATTTTTCACATCTGTTTTATTTCACGACCCTGAAACAAAACAAGTAGATCACGTGATAACAACaaaaaattctaataaataaaaatgtatcttaTCTGAATTGAAATAAAGTAAGACATCGACTATTGTTAATAGTATTTAGAATAAAGTGctgcttttaataaattaacatcgagagtatttttaatttcgctCTTTTGAATTCAAGCAAACTCTTAAAAAActgttaaattttacaatttcctcacgtaaataataaacatacgctaaatatttattagttatttaacaTTGCAAAACATCCTCTTAACAAGAATTTCTAagataaactatttaatttatgtttgcaTTTCTGGAACAATTTAATTACGGTGTAATTTAGAGGTTTTTCCCTAAAAAAAACGCCTACTATGTATAGGTGTTTTGTAAAATTGCCAAAAAGTATGGATatcttgtattataaaatatatttatgatagttGTAGTAAAGagaagaattaattttattgttccaTTGGTCACGAGTTCCTCTCCTTATTTACTAGTAcagattatttcttttttaaagaattCATGAGTCGCAAAAGTTAATGTTTGTTTGATTACCGCTAAAGTGTTTTGTGtttgccaaaaaaaaaatacagatagaCATGAGTCACGTAATGAAAGTGGATTACTGTTTAATTATGCATTATGGTGGTTGTCATCGTTCTGAgaaagacaattaaaaaaaaaacaatttaaatttaaaattgaactcTGTTAACAGAATTCATTAATGTCACTGTCAATTGCCTGAGGGCCGTGAAATTGTTGATATCCTTTCATTTCAGCGATGGAACTCAAACTGTAACAATATTCGTACAGGACATTCCATTCATtggaacaataaaaacaaataaacaacaatgaCAACACACTAACGCGATATCTTTAGTCTGGGTTCTTGaatcttgaataatctatggttttcgttcaattcaattcttagtttaatgaaTGGTTTTCGTTATAGATTTGTACCGTACCGTTCAATCTACATCGTGTGTGCATCGCTCGAGAAATTGGCAATATAACCTGTCCCCTTTTGACAAATATAagccataatttaaaaaaaaaagaatcctAAAAAACTGCCATTTTGAATGTTGGCTAAATTGTTATTCGgtagcaaaattaaaatttatacactAAATAGTAAAGTGAAATAGTGTtgaactatatataaaaatatatttatcgagaATTATTTATAGTGCTTATTTAGCATCTGTAGATATGCAGGATATGTTATTCTAAGGTTTGTTTACCTTTACTTCGATTAGTGGTTTAAAAAAAGACTGTATTATCAACGGGGGCAGAGCAGTAAGGTCGGTGAAACCGTACGGAGATAAATTGAAGATTTTCTATGACATAGGACATCTAGACGAACAGATGGGTCATCTGATGGTTAGTGACCATCACCAGCCATAGacaacgctgtaagaaaaattgacCATTCCaaccaagatgttatgccccttgttttttccgttttgaagggtgattggGCCAGTATGTCTGTAGAATGAACTGAATACAAAAATTTAGAGGGAGGAAATATTGTCAGACCACTGTTTAGGGCGTTTGTTATGCTTAAAACGGCCAatgctagtatataatatagcatTACCGTAACTCAATAGGTATCTAAGAGTTCCTTTATAACATAAATCTTCTAACAGTTTTGGGGTCATGGCCAGCGTTTGGCCAACTTTTGAACCAGGTTTTGGCAGTTCACCAATTCTCATAGCAATGCGCACAGTCGTTTAAAGTTATGGTGAGGtacttattgataaatatagatGTTTATAGGAATTCTAGATAGTATGAGCTACGATTTGAGAGCTTATAAAAGATTGCTAAATAATGAAAAGTTGAGTTACTTTTCATCGCGTTGttaatcaaaaagtttttactacctgaattataatttaaaaaaaaatggttttttttcGGCGGGGTATCggtaatgtttgtttgtttaaaattttcataataccaatatctaaacatcaaattacttgcataatataaaaattgtaattaataacagcttatatgcatatatacggtatgtaaaaataattacgataaGGGTTACGTATGAAAGCTCAATGTCTTTCTTTATAAGGATAAAAACAACGTCTTCATCAAAACGACAGTATATCATTTCATTAGTATATTTTCATCTAAGTTCATTTCAAGCAGATGAGACACTATTATAgagatattatttgttttttttttattccacatCTTTTGATTGAAATCATCAAGACCAACCGTAGACAAACAACAGCTAaacgaaacaaaacaaaatatttaaattaccaaTCTTTTAATCATAAGTGAACGACCGATTTatgaaacatataatatacaagtcTTTCTGAGAAACATCGAATTCAATGCAAATTATATTAGCATTTATTCCTAAATACATAAGACACAATATCAAATGAAACTGTAGTATAGTATTTTTGGATTACACATTACGTTTCAGAAGTCTCGAACATGAGAAAGATGGATTGATGGGAGGTAGGAAGTCATGAAGAATTTCacaatgtatttgaaaattgtGGTTTAAATATACTGACTGACGTATACTACTTAGTGTCAAGTATTTAATTTCAGTCACTAGGAACGTCACTCCTTGCTTCTAAGGTAATTAGTCAAAttgttaagattttttaaagagattgtatttttttttattattctttattgcacaaaaacaagtgcaaagggcggacttaacgctataacagcattttctgccagccagtATTATCtcataacatttattttctctTAATCTATTAATAAACTACTTCTCACTAACGGCTTATCACTCGCTCTCAATTTAAGGCATTGGTtttcacgtgttaggcaaaaaattacAAGGCTAcgccctttcttggagttcaagtttctcTCTCATATCAACAAAAAACAaaccacaacagcctgtaaattcccactgctgggctaaaggcctcctctccctttgaggagaaggcttggaacatattccaccacgctgttccaatgcgtgatggtggaatacacatgtggcagaatttctatgaaatttgtcacatgcaggtttcctaacgatgttttccttcaccgctgagcacgagatgaattataaagacaaattaagcacatgaatcagcggtgcttgcctgggtttgaacccgttgAAATCATCaattacgatgcacgcgttcttaccactgagcCATATCGACTCtctcatataaaatttcatcaaattcggttcaggggtttggtcgtgaaagagcgctAGAGAGACAGTCGGagtattttgacatttataataatatagattttcaaAGCGATCCTATTTACCTCGTACTCGACACTAGAGGAAATCATAAAGCAAGCGCCACACGTGTGTTCACTAACCTGCATTCACATATATATTTCGGGAACCATTAAATAaatcgacgaaattagacagtACTTGTACTGGATGAAGGAGATAATTGATCCATTTAAGAACTAATCGAATAACTCATCGAACGTCTACTTAATCATTCGACAATAACGAGTGGTGTTTATGTATGCTCTTCTAACAATTGGTTGTTTATGTTCTATAAAAAAACTGTAACTGTAGTAACTAtagtagtagtatagattttatttatttatttaacaattttttgtacACCACAATTACAATCATAAACGATTACAGAATATACAAACTAATAAGCTAATGGTGaaaaggcggccttatggcTTATTTGCAATTTCTTCCAGACTACCTTGGGTTAGAGGATTGTGTTTGGAAGACAGTATAGATTTTTAGTTTTCTTTCTAGTTTTTTTCCATTGTGATATCTACGTGTGTTGAGAGGAGGCGTCAGAGGTCAAATTTTCCGAACTGAAAAGTTTGACGTGATGGAGTTACAAACATCCGAAATACGTCCAAACTttcttactaataatattaataagattatgAAAGAAGTCGTCTTGTACATCATCTTTGAAATGTTGAAACCGACTTATGGGTATACGAGTACGCTATTTTATATTGCACCCTTTAAATGCTGTAATCATTGTAAAATGCTTTCCATTGTTTGGTAATCATGTGCTAGATGATTTTAGTTTCTGGTGCCGAGAGAATAGATATACAGAGAAGATTAAGtgagattttgatttttaagtattaaaataaaatattataaagaggtaacatttgtttttttgtattcagaAAATTCCGGAATTAATAATCCAattctaattttttattatttaggtacAGAAAGCTACGTTATTGCCGTATGTAATATTCTTATTCATCGATAGTATAATTACCGAtagaaaataatcttaattatgtTAACTTTCACTACCTAAAATATTTAGACAAAAGCTTTTCCAAATTTGCAAAGAGTCGATAAATTGGGTTTATATTAATTGGAAAAACCTCATTATTTTTAGACTATATTTCATAAGTACGATACCGTAAACCGGTAGTGCAAATATTTCCTTGATGGAAGTTTCGTAATGAGTCATTCGGCAATTAGGTTTTTGAAGTGATTTCCGTAATTATTAGCTGTATCGTGTTAGGTATACATTTAGCTGTATTGTCTATGTTTTACAACATTCTATCTATAGTGTAACTTTGACTGAATTATTTACAAGGTACGCCATACCAAAAATAGGtaacatttacttatttatttatctgaagAGCTAGAATGGTCATGTTAGAAAATATTAACCGATGTTGTGAATAATATATAGGTAAAATTATTTACCTTTTTAAAGGATTTCGATACACCTTACCAACAAGTTGAGTCTTAATAGTAGTTTTTACAAGCACAacctcattttaatattatccagCATTATTTGGCACTATAGTGTGTTCATTTCGCATGacatgcatttaaaaaaatggaactcattgttatatttg
This DNA window, taken from Vanessa cardui chromosome 26, ilVanCard2.1, whole genome shotgun sequence, encodes the following:
- the LOC124540730 gene encoding 60S ribosome subunit biogenesis protein NIP7 homolog; this encodes MKVLSETRTRVLFEKLTKYIGVNVKLLIDRPDGTYCFREKKDRVYYISERLLQLAQTVKPEHLISAGTCFGKFTKTNKFRLHITALTYIAPYAPYKIWVKPSAEQQFLYGNHVIKSGLGRITENTPKHQGVVINTMSDIPIGFGVVARSTTECRHADPLATIAFHQADIGEYIRSEDTLV